The genomic region TTAAGTATGGATTAGATTCTATATATTTTTCAAATTCCGCTGACTGCTCGGCAGCGGTCTTACCCTTAGGAATATCGACGAACTTAATTTCGCTCGCGTTTTTAGGAATATACATTAAGGAAAATTGATCGCTTCTTCCGGCTGAATGACCTCCCGGATCGCCCGCAATCATATAGGCAAAGCGGTTGCCCGATTGACCATTGTAAACCAATGATATCGTCGTTCCTAAGTTTCTCAAATATTCCTTATGGTATGATGCATAAGCAACAATTCGACTACCCGTACTGAAGGAATTGTGCCCCAAAGTAATATTGTTCGAACCATTGATGGTACCGGTTCTGTAGAAGTTCGATTGATTTTGTGAAGATGAACCTGAGAATAGATCCTTAGACTCCGTATAAGTATAAGCAACGGAAGCAAAGAATCCTTTATCAAAGTTTTTGGATAACTGCGCTGTTCCAGACCAAGCATAACCCTTGTTCACATTGTCTATGTAAATCACCTGCGTATAGTTTGGCAAAACAAGGCGTTTTCTTACATCTTGCTCATACATTAAACGGTTGTCTGCCCCTTCCAACTGTCCGATCGGATCTTTCACATTCAAGTCTCTAAAGCGGAAATTGCTTAAGTTTCTCGAGAACATCGCGTCTACCGTCGCCTGCACACCCCATGGTAATTGATAATCCACACCAAAAGATGCGCGTGCCATTTGAGGTAATTTCAGATCTTTGGCCAACACAGATATGTTCCCTGATGGTTTAAACTCCTCGGTACTCTTAGGCTGTTTATTAGCATCTGGAATAAAAGGAATGTTTGGCGCAACATTGCTTCGCACACTCGCCTGAACACCACCTAACAATACACCGCTCTGTGTATAAGCACCAGACGACCAAACAAACGGATATCGCGAAGTAAATATCCCAACACCACCACGCAACACTGTTGAACGATCCTTATTCACGTCCCAGTTAAAACCTACGCGTGGAGACCACATAAATGCGGTTTTCGGCATACGATTCGTCTGCACATCATAACGCTTCGCTAAAATCGAATTATTAAAATCTGTATTCTCCAAAGGACTGCTTGTATAAATCGGAATATCCACTCGCAGACCGGCAGTTAATTTAAAATTGCTGGCAACTTGAAAATCATCCTGAACATAGAAACCTAATTGCATCGCACTAACGTCTGCACCTTGTCTAGGATCCTCTGTATTACTATAGGCATACCTGAAATTGCTTGCTAGCTTGCGCTCAAAATTCTCGAGAGCAGTGTAGGGAGCATTTGTTGCCGGATTAATGTCGGTTACAGGCGAATCAGTGAACACATAACTGCCGAAGCCATTTCCGATAAATCCATTATACATTTTATAGAACTCATTATGTGTTCCAAATGTAACCGTATGGTTGCCCTTGAAAAGCGTCAAGTTATTGGTCAGCGTTAGTATATTCTGATTCAATTGGTTAATTGTCGAAAATGGCTCCGGACCGAGGTTGATATTCAAGTTTCTGCTGCTGATCGCAACACGTGGAAATGCCTCGCCCAAGTAGCCGCGCGGCTCGCGAACATTCGTGTAACCAACAACCAAGTTATTGGAGAGTGTATTTGAGAACCGACTGTTCAACTCTACGACAGCAGAATGGGTGTCACTTTTTCTATTGATACCAGCATTCTGAAAATTAGCCGTAGATGCATTGCGCCATATCTGAAAAGCAGAACCTTTCACATAACTATAACGTGCCGTCAACTTATGCTGATCGCTTAGGTTGAAGTCGAACCTCGTAAAGATCTTATCTGAATAATTATTGGATTCCAAGTCTAAATAGCCACCCGGTTCGTAACCCATTCCTTTAATGATCTCTGCGACTTTCTTCACCGCATCTAAAGAAACATTGGATGCGGACGTTCCTGGAAGGAACCCCAGCGGTGTAACATTCTCGGTGCGTTCATAGTTTGCGAAGAAAAATATACGATCCTTCATAATTGGACCACCTATACGGAATCCCATCTGCCGCTCCGTATAGCTCTCCAACTTCTTGCGAACCTCTTTATCTCTAACTAAATCCGGAGGAGTCATACCGGTTAGATTTTCATTACGCATAAAGTAATATGCAGAACCTTTCAGCGCATTTGTACCCGAACGCGTTACAGCCGAGATACCACCACCTGCGAATCCACTGGCGCGAACATCAAAAGGCGCCACTTGTACATTGATTTCCTCTATCGCGTCCAACGAAATTGGCGAGGTACCAGTACTTGCACCGTTGGTACCTGCATCATTCAATCCGAATACATCATTGCTAACGGCCCCATCAATCGTCAATTGATTAAAGCGATTATGCATCCCGCCAATTGAAATTGCCTCACCCCTAACGTCCGCTTGTGGCGTAAGACGCGTGAAGTCCTTAAGGCTCCGCGAAATTGTAGGCATACTTTGTAAATGACGATTCGAAAGCTGCGTGCTGGCACCGGTCTTTAGGTTTTGCCCCCGCCCCGCTCCTATGATGTCTACGGCATCAATGCTCGTCACATCATCACCAAATGTTGGGTTTAATTCAAAGGCTCTACCCAACTCGATAAATACATTGTTATAAACGATTGGTTCTTGCCCAACATGGCTGATTTCAATACGATAAGGACCACCAACACGCATACCCACCAAACTGAATCGTCCGGCCTCATTTGTCGAACCCGAATAGATCGTACCTGATGGTGTATGGATTGCTTTGATGCTAGCACCCTCCGTCATGATACCGCTATGTTGTTTAACAACACCCGTCATACTACTACTTGTAACCTGCGCTTGGACCGCTCCATAACTCGCAAGTACCAAAGCAAAGAATAGTAAAGATTTCTTCATTTGATTTGTTTTAAATTACAGGTTAAATATATAGAGCTTTTATCATAGTTTACTTGCCTTAACAGAAACTTAATAATTAAAAAATTTAATCTTTATTTTAATAGTAGTTAGTATTTAGACCTAGGGCGGGAATTAGATTTTAGACAATAGACATTAGATTTTAGACGTAAGGATGTGCAGGATCTTTCGTCATGGGTCTAAATACTAAGTACTAACTACTTTTTCTGAACCAGGAAAAAAAGGATTTTAGGATTGACAGGATCTGGCAGAAAGAAAAAAATATTTTGTTCAGTCGAATTAATAGAATTTAGACACGATCCTGTTTATCCTTAAATCCTTCCTTTCCTGGTTCAAGACAATCTGGTCTAATATCTAATTCACCCTTCATCCACTCAAACCCCTTACTTAACCCTTTCAAAGCCCTTTCATAACCCAATCATAACCGCTCTGAAAGGGCTATGATTGGGTTATGTAAGGGCTGTACATTGGCAGTAATACTTAGCAGTTATGCCTGATCCTGCTCAACCTTGAATCCTTCCTTTCTTGGTTCAAGACAAATAGTCTCCGTTAAAAGCGAAGTCCCCTCCTCATCGTCAAATAAAAAAGGAGCCTATGCAATTTAATGCATAGGCTCCGATTATTTTAGAACTTAAGAATTATCTATAAAATTTAGTCTAAATATGCATAGGTAATGCCATCGCCACCGCGGTCGGCATGTTCATCTTCAAAGCGAGTAACCTGATTGTATTTGCGTAAATAGTCGCGTATAAAGCGTCTTAAGATACCGTCACCTTTTCCGTGGATGATTTTTAGGGATGGGTAACCGATCATGACGGCTCTATCAAGCACAGTTTCTATTTTTTGAAGCGCATCGTCTGTTCGCATCCCGCGTACATCAACTTCTGGATGGAAGTCTGCCACACTCTCTGCCGAGATTGGGCGCGATTTCTTAACAGCCTTAGCCTTCTCTTTGCCGCGTAGCTTCTCTACCTTATTCTTTTTAACTACCGTACGCAGATCGCCCAGTGCAAGGATTAAGTTGTTTTTCGCGATTTCGATTACTTGTGCTTCATTTCCCGTTTCGAGGATGCGAACCCAATCGCCAATGGCTATCGGTTCGTCCGAAGCCTGCACAACTGTTGCTTTCGCCTGCTCCTTAGGCTTTTCTTTCAAAGAGTCCGACGCACGCTGTAGTCCTACGCGAAGATCCTTTGTCTTTTCCTTATCTGCCTTTGCCTGTTTGATTTCCGAAATGGTGTTTTCGACAAGCTTATTCGCATTTTTAATAATCTGCCGAGCTTCCTCTTTGGCTTCCTTTAAGAGACTATGTCTGTTTTCATCCAAATAAGTTTGTAGCTCTTTGACTTCCGATTGCTGGTTTAAAAGCTCTTTCTCACGCAAGGAAATCGCTGTCTTCGTATCGTAAATCTCCTTCTTCTCGCGCTCTAAATCCACTAATAAGGTATCCACTTTTTTCTGCTGAACACCTATTTTTTGCTTTGCCAAATGCAGTACCTCTTTCGGTAAGCCAATGTTTTGGGCAATCTCGAAAGCGTAGGAACTGCCGGGCTTTCCTGTCTGCAAAATATATAAGGGCTTCATCTGCTCATTGTCGAACAACATCGAAGCATTCTCTATACCTGCAGTATTGCTGGCAAAGACTTTTAAATTGGAATAGTGCGTCGTGATAACGCCCCGAATTTCTTTTTTATTTAAAACTTCCAATACCGCCTCCGCTATCGGCCCACCAAATTGCGGGTCAGTACCTGTCCCAAACTCATCAATAAGGACTAAGGTTCTAGCATTGGAAAACTGGGTGAAGTGCTTCATTTTCGATAAGTGCGCACTGTAGGTACTTAAGTCGGAGTCGATGGATTGATCATCGCCAATATCTGCGAAAAACTGTTTGAACAGCCCTAACTTCGAGGTCGGATCACAAGGGATCAATAAGCCCGACTGGAACATCAGTTGCAAGAGTCCAACGGTCTTCATACATACTGACTTACCACCGGCGTTTGGTCCTGAAACTAATAATACGCGATCAATAGCGTCGATCTTTAAATTTAATGGGACAACGGACTGATGCCCTTCCTGACGTGCACTAAGCGTTAATAAAGGATGCTTCGCATTGACCAAGCGGATTTCAGCTTCTTTAGACAATTCCGGCATTTCCGCGTCGATATCCAGCGCAAATAGGGCTTTGGCTCTAACAAAGTCTAGCTTAGTCAATAGTCCATGATAGGCAAGCAATAAAGGGACATGCGGGCGCAGCGTGCTCGTTAAATCGGTTAGGATCCGAATAACTTCTCGTCTTCGCTCAAACTCCAAGTCTCTAACTTTATTGTTTAAATGGAAAACCTCTTCAGGTTCGATATAAGCCGTTTGTCCTGTCGCTGACTCATCGTGAATCAATCCCTTGATCTTACGTTTATTCTCCGCAAGAATGGGAATACAAAGTCGGCCATCGCGAATCGTTAAACTTCCATCGGCGGTCCAGCCATTCTGCTGTGCCTGCTTATAGATGCTATCAATTCGTTTTCTCGCCTCCTGCTCGCTCTTACTAATTTGTTGCGTGATGTCTAACAATAAGCGTGAAGCATTCTCTTTCATCTTACCGCGTTCGTCGATCACCTGCTCGATACTGCGAACAATGCTTTTTTCAATAGGCAGGTGCTCAAATAATAGCTCTAAATTTGGGTATTGCTGTTCACGTTCATTAAAATATCTGATAATCGCATAAACCGTTCTCAGGGAAAGTAAGATTCGATAGAACTCATCTTCAAAAAGAAAAGCGCCTTCGACCTTTGCTTTTTCTATAATCGCTTTAATGGGATAGATATGGTCTACGGGTAATGCAGCATCATTGACCAACAAGTTTTTAAACTCATTTGCCTGACGCAAATACCGATCGATCAACTCCAGTTTTATTTGGGGTTGAATCTTATCCACCATTTCTTTTGCAGCCTCACTCAGGCATTTTTCCTTGATGAGTGCCTTTATATCTGTATATCCTAACTTATCTACTGCGTTCTTGGGGTATATCATGTTTTAATTTGCGGTCTCTAATGGCCTTCGCGGCTTTACAGGTTTTAATTGCGAACCGTCGGGAGTGCGCAATGGTCGTCTTATATCGGTAGGTCGCCCATTTCCAACAGGCTTTAACTCTTGTGGTTTTTCTTCCTGTGGCTGTACTTCTTGCGGTTGTGCCTCCTGAGGCTGTGCTTCCTGAGGCTGTGCTTCCTGTGGTAGATCTGAACTTGTAACCGTAGGCAGCTGTTGCTCAGTTACGTTTTGCGGCTGTGCTGCTGTCGCTGAAATCTGCGAAGGCTTCTCGTAAATATTGTTCTTCCAAATTATATCCAATCCTGTGGGCGATAGTGTTCGGCGCGTAACCTCGGCTATCCCATACGGCAATGTATCTGCTTTCGCGTTCATCAGGGAATTCATCCTTCCCTGCCACCTCAGGTTCTGGAAATTAGCGGTACGGATACTATCTGAAAATATGGCATTGCGTATCGAATCTTCCTTAATAAATTCATTTTCTTTTTCCTGCAATGACTTTACTACGCGATCATAGGTCTCCACCGACAAATCCGGATCACCATAGTAATAATCAAGATTCTTCGTAAACGACGCGGAATCTAAGCCATATTTGCTAAACAACTCATCATATAGCGGATCCATCAACCTCTTTGCACTATCGATAGGAATCGTAGTGAGGTAGCCATCAAGCACATGCACTTCGCCAAGCAGCTCGACCATGGTGTCTTTTTTCAATATTCCACTAGGTAGCCCTCTCTTGCAGGAACTGCTTATAAAAAACAACAGGATGAAACCAAATATTAATCGTTGCATTTTGTAAATTTGTACAAAAATACGCAAAAGCTTGCACAGCTTTGTATAAATATTCGAAGTGAACCCCAAAACATGATGAGCATTACATCCAACATACAGGACTTGCATAAAGAACTTGATCCAATTGGCGTCAAACTAATTGCAATTTCCAAAACAAAACCCAATGAAGATATATTGGAGGCCTACGAGGCTGGCCAACGCGCTTTTGGTGAGAACCAAGTCCAAGAGCTGGTAGCCAAACAAGAAGCCCTTCCTAAAGATATTGAGTGGCATCTGGTAGGCCATTTACAAACGAACAAAGTAAAGTATATCGCGTCATTCATCCATTTAATCCATTCCGTCGACTCCTTAAAAGTGTTGGAGGAGATCAATAAGCACGCTTTGAAGCACGATCGTGTAATCGACTGCTTATTACAGGTTTTTATTGCGGACGAAGACACCAAATTTGGTTTGGACCATGTGGAGCTAATTGAGCTTCTCCGTAGCGAAGAATTCAGCGCGTTGAAAAACATCCGGATTCGAGGATTAATGGGCATTGCTAGCAATACGGAGAATGAGCGAATCGTTAAAGAGGAGTTCTACGAGCTAAAAATGCTATTTGATGGTGTGAAAGCAATGTACTTCCGGAAAGATGATACATTCGATACGCTATCGATGGGGATGTCATCGGATTATACACTTGCCATCGAGCAGGGAAGCAACATGATTCGTTTGGGAAGTACCATCTTTGGAAAGCGTGTAATCAAACACTATAAAAACAAGTAATGGAGCTGAATATCCGCAGAGCAGAGCGTGAAGACTGCCCAAGACTATTAGAACTTATCAAAGAATTAGCTCTTTATGAGCGGGCTCCCTACGAAGTTACTGTTAGCATGACGGAGTTTGAAGAGTCTGGCTTTGGTGATAATCCAGTCTGGGGAGCCTTTGTGGGTGAGCTGGATGGCGTTATTGTCGGCATGTCACTTTACTACATCCGATACTCCACCTGGAAAGGTCGAAGATTATATCTGGAAGACCTGATTGTAACAGAAGAGGTACGCGGAAAAGGCTTTGGTAAAGTACTATTAGATCATACAATAGCGTTTGCTAAGTCAGAAGGCTATAGTGGAATGATGTGGCAGGTGCTGGATTGGAACGAGCCGGCAATAAACTTCTACAAAAAATATGATACAACATTAGATGGGGAATGGATAAATGTTTCAATTGATTTTAAAAAACACTAAACAAACAGCGCTAGTATTAGCATTATTGGCATCAAGCATCGCAGCTTGCCAAAGCAACAAGGTCGAAAATAGGAGCATAAGTCATCGAGGAAGCAGCATCAACTCCCGCACCGACACCCTATCCTATCAAAAATTAGAGGTAAAAAAAATAAGTCAATATTTTTCGGAAAACGATGGCACGATAGATACCACTTTTGTTCGTGTGACCTATCCGCGATTCGAGGACAGCAGCATGAACCAACTCATAACAGAAACTATTCTGTTGGAGGGGGAAGAGTCGATTGACCAATATGCGAATAACTTTATTGAAGGTTATGGGAATTTTATTGAGGAAAATGAGATCAGCTATAATCTTTCTTGGTCGAAGATAACCGACGTGGATATCGTGCTGAACAGCCCGCAATTAATTACATTAAAAAACATGACTTATGAGTTCTCTGGCGGTGCCCATGGCAACACTTTTGAACTAATAAACGTATATGATATAGAAAATTATCAAAAACTGGCATTAAATACGTTTATTTCCGAAAATAAGATGAAAGAATTTACTAAAATTGCAGAGAAATTCTTTCGCGAAGAAGAAGGTTTATCCGATACTGCAAGTTTAGACAAGGCATATTTCTTCGAAAATGGAAAATTTTCCCTCGCCGCGAACTACGGCATCAACAAAGAGGGACTCTTCTTTCATTACAATCAATATGAAATTAAGCCCTATGCTGCCGGAACGACAACCATTGTAGTTCCATTTGACGCCATACAGGATGTATTAACCGAAACAGGAAAGAACTATATAAAGCAGTTAAAAGATTATAATCATTCAATACAATAGCATAAATGCAAGTTTTTAAATTTGGTGGTGCCTCTGTTAAGAGTTCAGAAAATATCAAAAATGTAGTTTCTATTATCGAGAAATACAAAAACTCCGAACTACTAGTCGTTGTCTCGGCCATAGGAAAAACAACGGACAAGCTCGCCAAAATAACGGACAACTATGTAAAGCGAAGTCCTGAGGCCCTAACGCTCCTTGAGGAACTAAAGAACGAGCATTTCCAAATCTTAAACGAGCTTTTCGAGGATAAGACCTTCCCTATCTTCGATGATATTGCTAATACTTTTGTAGAAATTGAATGGATATTGGAAGAGGAGCCGCAAGATGATTATGATTATCTTTTTGACCAAATCGTATCTGTAGGCGAGCTATTATCGACAAAGATTATCGCGGGATACGGGCAATATATGGGTTTACCTGTCAAATGGCTGGACGCTAGAGACTATATCTTCACCGATAACACCTACCGCGAGGCAAATGTGGACTGGGTAAAAACAGAAGAGAAGATCCGTAAAGAGATACCTTCTATCCTTGATGATCATATCATCGTTACGCAGGGCTACATTGGTTCTACCTCCGAAAACTTCACCACAACACTAGGACGTGAAGGTTCCGATTATTCGGCTGCGATCTTTGCGGCTAGCTTAAACGCCGAAAACATCACGATCTGGAAAGATGTGCAAGGCGTATTGAATGCAGATCCGAAATGGTTCGACCAAACCGAGCTTATTCCGGAACTGTCCTACACCGACGCGATTGAATTGACCTATTATGGTGCAACTGTTATTCACCCGAAAACAATTAAGCCACTTCAAAACAAAAAAATCACGTTAAACGTGCGTTCCTTTTTGAACCCTGAGGCTCCAGGAACGCAAATTAAAACAACGAATCAAACACTACCGGTTCCTTCCTTTATCTTCAAGGTCAACCAAGTGTTTATCAACATCCAACCGCGCGATTTCTCTTTTATCGTAGAAGATAACCTAAGTTCCATTTTCAACGAATTCCACAAGCACCGCATCAAAATAAATATGATGCATAATTCGGCGATTAGCTTCAGCGTTAGTGTGGATGATACGGGGGAAAATGTATGGAACTTGCTTGATCAATTGGAGAAACGATACAAAGTTTCGGTTGCGACGGGCTTGGAATTGATCACCATTCGTTACTACAATCAAGAAACTATCAACCGTGTTTTGGTAAATAAGGAAATTATTCGCGAACTTAAGGATAGTTATACCTGCCAAATGCTGGTGAAGAACAAAGATGAATAAAGCAATTTTAGACAAAGAGGTTCAACATTTTATTAAAGCAAATCGCGAGAAATCGCCAACAGAAGTTGCTTTAAAGAAGAGCCCTTTCTCTACCGTTTCTTCTGCAGAACTTGCCTCCCAAATTGATGGATGGCAACGGAGCGTCCGAAAACTCCCTACATGGGCATTCAGTGAAGGGATTTACTATCCTGATAAGCTCAATTTAGAACAGTGCTCGTCGGAGCACACAGCGCTTATCAAACAAACCCTCATCCAGAAAGGTGCGCGTGTGATTGATTTAACGGGTGGATTTAGCGTAGACAGCTGCTACCTGGCACAGGAAGCATCCGAAGTAATCCACTGCGAGCTCAATGCGAATCTTTCTGAAATCGTTGAATACAATGCGAAGATTCTTCGCGTAAATAATATTAAATGTGTAGTTACCGACGGCATCAAACTCTTGGAGGAAAGCGAGGATGACGCATTTGATTATATCTACGTCGACCCCTCCAGGCGAGTGAATCAGGGCAAGGTATTTCTGCTGGAAGACTGCGAGCCCAATATTGTCGAACATCAAGATTTATTTTTTAAAAAGGCTCGTGTAGTAATCGCAAAGCTTGCTCCGCTCCTGGATATTTCAACCGCGTTGAACAGCTTGAAGCACGTAAAATGCGTGTATGTCATTAGTTTAGACAACGATTGCAAGGAATTATTATTTATACAAGAGCGTGGGTATACCGGCGAGACAAAGATTAAGGCGATCCGACTATTTCACGACCAGCTGCAGGATTTTGAATTCACCTATGCGGACGAGAAAGGTACGATTAGTCGCTTTTCTATGCCTCAGCATTACCTCTACGACCCCGACGTGGCAATCAGTAAGGCCGGCGCTTTCAAAATCGTAGGCAAATATTTCGGATTAGGGAAACTGCATCAGCATGCTCACCTTTATACCTCCGACAAGTTTACCCCTGAGTTTCCGGGTCGCATATTTGAAATCATCGAAGTAATCCCATACGGCAATTTTAAAAAGAATAACCCCTATCCTCAAGCGAATGTTGCTACGCGCAACTTCCCGGATAAGGTGGAACTCATTCGGAAGAAGCATAAAATTAAAGATGGCG from Sphingobacterium sp. BN32 harbors:
- a CDS encoding carboxypeptidase regulatory-like domain-containing protein; the encoded protein is MKKSLLFFALVLASYGAVQAQVTSSSMTGVVKQHSGIMTEGASIKAIHTPSGTIYSGSTNEAGRFSLVGMRVGGPYRIEISHVGQEPIVYNNVFIELGRAFELNPTFGDDVTSIDAVDIIGAGRGQNLKTGASTQLSNRHLQSMPTISRSLKDFTRLTPQADVRGEAISIGGMHNRFNQLTIDGAVSNDVFGLNDAGTNGASTGTSPISLDAIEEINVQVAPFDVRASGFAGGGISAVTRSGTNALKGSAYYFMRNENLTGMTPPDLVRDKEVRKKLESYTERQMGFRIGGPIMKDRIFFFANYERTENVTPLGFLPGTSASNVSLDAVKKVAEIIKGMGYEPGGYLDLESNNYSDKIFTRFDFNLSDQHKLTARYSYVKGSAFQIWRNASTANFQNAGINRKSDTHSAVVELNSRFSNTLSNNLVVGYTNVREPRGYLGEAFPRVAISSRNLNINLGPEPFSTINQLNQNILTLTNNLTLFKGNHTVTFGTHNEFYKMYNGFIGNGFGSYVFTDSPVTDINPATNAPYTALENFERKLASNFRYAYSNTEDPRQGADVSAMQLGFYVQDDFQVASNFKLTAGLRVDIPIYTSSPLENTDFNNSILAKRYDVQTNRMPKTAFMWSPRVGFNWDVNKDRSTVLRGGVGIFTSRYPFVWSSGAYTQSGVLLGGVQASVRSNVAPNIPFIPDANKQPKSTEEFKPSGNISVLAKDLKLPQMARASFGVDYQLPWGVQATVDAMFSRNLSNFRFRDLNVKDPIGQLEGADNRLMYEQDVRKRLVLPNYTQVIYIDNVNKGYAWSGTAQLSKNFDKGFFASVAYTYTESKDLFSGSSSQNQSNFYRTGTINGSNNITLGHNSFSTGSRIVAYASYHKEYLRNLGTTISLVYNGQSGNRFAYMIAGDPGGHSAGRSDQFSLMYIPKNASEIKFVDIPKGKTAAEQSAEFEKYIESNPYLKSRRGQYAERNGDRTPFSHQFDLKFLQDVFVNVGGKKNTIQLSVDIMNIGALVNKNWGKQYQGGQSFWDNSFRPIVFDSFEKDTNIPQYRLGNLNDGKPYYQHDLSSRWSAQVGLRYIFN
- a CDS encoding endonuclease MutS2, whose amino-acid sequence is MIYPKNAVDKLGYTDIKALIKEKCLSEAAKEMVDKIQPQIKLELIDRYLRQANEFKNLLVNDAALPVDHIYPIKAIIEKAKVEGAFLFEDEFYRILLSLRTVYAIIRYFNEREQQYPNLELLFEHLPIEKSIVRSIEQVIDERGKMKENASRLLLDITQQISKSEQEARKRIDSIYKQAQQNGWTADGSLTIRDGRLCIPILAENKRKIKGLIHDESATGQTAYIEPEEVFHLNNKVRDLEFERRREVIRILTDLTSTLRPHVPLLLAYHGLLTKLDFVRAKALFALDIDAEMPELSKEAEIRLVNAKHPLLTLSARQEGHQSVVPLNLKIDAIDRVLLVSGPNAGGKSVCMKTVGLLQLMFQSGLLIPCDPTSKLGLFKQFFADIGDDQSIDSDLSTYSAHLSKMKHFTQFSNARTLVLIDEFGTGTDPQFGGPIAEAVLEVLNKKEIRGVITTHYSNLKVFASNTAGIENASMLFDNEQMKPLYILQTGKPGSSYAFEIAQNIGLPKEVLHLAKQKIGVQQKKVDTLLVDLEREKKEIYDTKTAISLREKELLNQQSEVKELQTYLDENRHSLLKEAKEEARQIIKNANKLVENTISEIKQAKADKEKTKDLRVGLQRASDSLKEKPKEQAKATVVQASDEPIAIGDWVRILETGNEAQVIEIAKNNLILALGDLRTVVKKNKVEKLRGKEKAKAVKKSRPISAESVADFHPEVDVRGMRTDDALQKIETVLDRAVMIGYPSLKIIHGKGDGILRRFIRDYLRKYNQVTRFEDEHADRGGDGITYAYLD
- a CDS encoding DUF4296 domain-containing protein; translation: MQRLIFGFILLFFISSSCKRGLPSGILKKDTMVELLGEVHVLDGYLTTIPIDSAKRLMDPLYDELFSKYGLDSASFTKNLDYYYGDPDLSVETYDRVVKSLQEKENEFIKEDSIRNAIFSDSIRTANFQNLRWQGRMNSLMNAKADTLPYGIAEVTRRTLSPTGLDIIWKNNIYEKPSQISATAAQPQNVTEQQLPTVTSSDLPQEAQPQEAQPQEAQPQEVQPQEEKPQELKPVGNGRPTDIRRPLRTPDGSQLKPVKPRRPLETAN
- a CDS encoding YggS family pyridoxal phosphate-dependent enzyme → MSITSNIQDLHKELDPIGVKLIAISKTKPNEDILEAYEAGQRAFGENQVQELVAKQEALPKDIEWHLVGHLQTNKVKYIASFIHLIHSVDSLKVLEEINKHALKHDRVIDCLLQVFIADEDTKFGLDHVELIELLRSEEFSALKNIRIRGLMGIASNTENERIVKEEFYELKMLFDGVKAMYFRKDDTFDTLSMGMSSDYTLAIEQGSNMIRLGSTIFGKRVIKHYKNK
- a CDS encoding GNAT family N-acetyltransferase → MELNIRRAEREDCPRLLELIKELALYERAPYEVTVSMTEFEESGFGDNPVWGAFVGELDGVIVGMSLYYIRYSTWKGRRLYLEDLIVTEEVRGKGFGKVLLDHTIAFAKSEGYSGMMWQVLDWNEPAINFYKKYDTTLDGEWINVSIDFKKH
- a CDS encoding DUF3298 and DUF4163 domain-containing protein, which codes for MFQLILKNTKQTALVLALLASSIAACQSNKVENRSISHRGSSINSRTDTLSYQKLEVKKISQYFSENDGTIDTTFVRVTYPRFEDSSMNQLITETILLEGEESIDQYANNFIEGYGNFIEENEISYNLSWSKITDVDIVLNSPQLITLKNMTYEFSGGAHGNTFELINVYDIENYQKLALNTFISENKMKEFTKIAEKFFREEEGLSDTASLDKAYFFENGKFSLAANYGINKEGLFFHYNQYEIKPYAAGTTTIVVPFDAIQDVLTETGKNYIKQLKDYNHSIQ
- a CDS encoding aspartate kinase — its product is MQVFKFGGASVKSSENIKNVVSIIEKYKNSELLVVVSAIGKTTDKLAKITDNYVKRSPEALTLLEELKNEHFQILNELFEDKTFPIFDDIANTFVEIEWILEEEPQDDYDYLFDQIVSVGELLSTKIIAGYGQYMGLPVKWLDARDYIFTDNTYREANVDWVKTEEKIRKEIPSILDDHIIVTQGYIGSTSENFTTTLGREGSDYSAAIFAASLNAENITIWKDVQGVLNADPKWFDQTELIPELSYTDAIELTYYGATVIHPKTIKPLQNKKITLNVRSFLNPEAPGTQIKTTNQTLPVPSFIFKVNQVFINIQPRDFSFIVEDNLSSIFNEFHKHRIKINMMHNSAISFSVSVDDTGENVWNLLDQLEKRYKVSVATGLELITIRYYNQETINRVLVNKEIIRELKDSYTCQMLVKNKDE
- a CDS encoding class I SAM-dependent methyltransferase, which produces MNKAILDKEVQHFIKANREKSPTEVALKKSPFSTVSSAELASQIDGWQRSVRKLPTWAFSEGIYYPDKLNLEQCSSEHTALIKQTLIQKGARVIDLTGGFSVDSCYLAQEASEVIHCELNANLSEIVEYNAKILRVNNIKCVVTDGIKLLEESEDDAFDYIYVDPSRRVNQGKVFLLEDCEPNIVEHQDLFFKKARVVIAKLAPLLDISTALNSLKHVKCVYVISLDNDCKELLFIQERGYTGETKIKAIRLFHDQLQDFEFTYADEKGTISRFSMPQHYLYDPDVAISKAGAFKIVGKYFGLGKLHQHAHLYTSDKFTPEFPGRIFEIIEVIPYGNFKKNNPYPQANVATRNFPDKVELIRKKHKIKDGGQIYLFFTTDINNNYIAIACRRLR